A window of the Radiobacillus deserti genome harbors these coding sequences:
- the nspC gene encoding carboxynorspermidine decarboxylase, whose translation MRFEDLPTPCYVVDEALIEKNLKILNGVMQRTGAKIVLAQKAFSMTALYPLIGEYLSGTTASGLFEARLGHEEMGKENHVFAPAYREDEIDEIISICDHIIFNSFSQLAKFKGKALQAGRKIGLRINPECSTQEGHEIYDPCSPGSRFGVRRADFQPELLDGVTGLHFHTLCQQNSDDLETTLNAVEEKFGEWLPQMEWINFGGGHHITRDDYDIPRLEACIKRMQEKYDLEVYLEPGEAVALNAGYLLTSVLDLHENGIDIAILDTSATCHMPDVLEMPYRPPLLGSGEPGEKPYLYRLGGQTCLTGDVIGDYSFDQPLKSGDRLVFADMAIYTMVKTNTFNGMPLPAIALQDKNGDCRIVREFGYDDFKGRLA comes from the coding sequence ATGCGGTTCGAGGATTTACCGACACCATGCTATGTCGTCGATGAAGCTTTGATTGAGAAGAACTTAAAAATCCTGAATGGTGTGATGCAGCGTACAGGAGCTAAGATTGTGTTAGCACAAAAAGCGTTTTCGATGACTGCCCTCTATCCATTAATTGGAGAGTATCTATCTGGTACAACAGCAAGTGGATTATTCGAGGCACGATTAGGACACGAAGAAATGGGCAAAGAAAATCACGTCTTTGCCCCAGCCTATCGTGAAGACGAAATCGACGAGATTATTTCGATTTGTGATCATATTATTTTTAATTCTTTTTCCCAATTAGCAAAATTCAAAGGCAAAGCGCTCCAAGCAGGACGAAAAATCGGCTTACGTATTAACCCAGAATGCTCTACTCAGGAAGGACATGAAATCTATGATCCTTGTTCACCAGGATCTAGATTTGGAGTAAGACGAGCAGACTTTCAACCTGAATTATTGGATGGTGTTACTGGATTACACTTTCATACGCTTTGCCAGCAAAACTCCGACGATTTAGAAACTACCTTAAACGCAGTGGAAGAGAAGTTTGGAGAGTGGCTTCCACAAATGGAATGGATCAACTTTGGCGGTGGCCATCACATAACAAGAGATGACTATGATATCCCTAGGTTAGAAGCTTGTATTAAAAGAATGCAAGAGAAATATGACTTAGAAGTGTATCTAGAACCAGGGGAAGCTGTTGCATTAAATGCAGGGTATCTCCTTACTTCGGTGTTAGACCTTCATGAAAACGGCATAGACATAGCGATTTTAGATACATCCGCTACTTGTCATATGCCAGACGTTTTAGAAATGCCTTATCGTCCACCTCTGTTAGGGTCCGGAGAACCTGGTGAAAAACCTTATTTATATCGACTAGGTGGGCAAACTTGTTTAACAGGAGACGTCATTGGCGATTATTCCTTCGATCAACCATTAAAAAGTGGCGATCGCTTAGTGTTCGCTGATATGGCGATTTACACAATGGTCAAAACAAACACGTTCAATGGTATGCCTTTACCGGCGATTGCTCTGCAGGACAAAAATGGGGACTGCCGAATTGTGCGTGAGTTTGGCTATGATGATTTTAAAGGAAGACTCGCTTGA
- a CDS encoding xylose ABC transporter ATP-binding protein has translation MTYALQMKGITKEFPGVKALDNVSFSVRKGEIHALCGENGAGKSTLMKIVSGVYPFGTYQGDILINGNEVRYKNTKESQESGVSIIYQELALVPEMTVAENIFLGSDRMRKRIINWTELYAEAQYWLDQIGLNIDPQTKLEELTVGKQQLIEIVKALTRNSEILILDEPTAALTENEVKILEEILNGLRQKGVTCIYISHKLGEVMRLADSVTILRDGRTISTDPIEMLSEDKIVTKMVGRKLTELFPFKKRAIKDTILEVRNYSFIQKDTGKEIVKDVSFTLKRGEILGVSGLMGAGRTELFTSLFGGYAGKKIGEVLMDATTVNIKQPSDAIKSGLAYVSEDRKRYGLILGMEITKNSTLAALSKVMPKHFIDSSLELKHAHSLASKINLKAHNLEAKVNQLSGGNQQKVVLSKWLFTDPKVLILDEPTRGIDVGAKYEIYKIMNELANQGVGIIMISSELPEILGMSDRVLVMADGTVSGELYREEATQEKIMKMATTGRENYESVIH, from the coding sequence ATGACATATGCACTACAAATGAAAGGAATAACTAAAGAATTTCCTGGGGTAAAAGCTTTAGACAATGTGTCTTTTTCTGTTCGCAAAGGGGAAATCCATGCTTTATGCGGGGAAAATGGTGCAGGAAAGTCCACGTTAATGAAGATAGTAAGCGGTGTCTATCCGTTCGGTACCTATCAAGGTGACATTTTAATAAATGGGAATGAGGTTCGTTATAAAAACACAAAAGAGTCCCAAGAATCAGGGGTATCTATTATTTATCAAGAGCTCGCTCTCGTTCCAGAGATGACAGTAGCTGAGAACATATTTTTAGGCAGTGACCGAATGAGAAAGAGGATCATCAATTGGACGGAGCTTTATGCAGAGGCTCAATATTGGCTGGATCAAATAGGTTTGAATATTGACCCACAAACTAAGCTTGAGGAGCTTACTGTTGGGAAACAACAGCTTATCGAGATAGTAAAAGCATTAACAAGAAATTCAGAAATATTGATTTTAGATGAACCAACTGCTGCTTTGACAGAAAACGAGGTAAAAATACTTGAAGAGATATTAAATGGTTTACGTCAAAAAGGTGTGACTTGTATTTACATTTCACATAAGTTAGGGGAAGTTATGCGTCTAGCGGATTCTGTTACTATTTTACGCGATGGCAGAACCATCAGCACAGATCCAATTGAAATGCTTTCCGAAGATAAAATTGTAACAAAAATGGTAGGTAGAAAGTTAACAGAGCTTTTCCCATTCAAAAAAAGAGCTATTAAGGATACTATCCTCGAGGTGAGAAACTATTCTTTCATCCAAAAAGATACTGGTAAAGAGATTGTGAAGGATGTTTCCTTCACTTTAAAAAGAGGTGAAATATTAGGAGTCTCCGGTTTGATGGGTGCTGGTAGAACGGAGTTATTTACTAGCCTATTTGGTGGATACGCCGGAAAGAAAATCGGAGAGGTTCTCATGGATGCTACTACAGTGAACATAAAACAACCTTCAGATGCTATTAAATCCGGTTTAGCCTATGTATCAGAGGACCGTAAAAGATACGGGCTAATTCTCGGAATGGAAATTACCAAAAATTCCACTTTAGCAGCTTTATCCAAAGTTATGCCTAAACATTTTATAGACTCTTCTTTAGAGCTAAAACATGCTCATAGCCTTGCAAGTAAGATAAACCTAAAAGCCCATAACTTGGAAGCGAAAGTTAACCAGCTTAGTGGAGGCAATCAACAAAAGGTGGTTTTAAGTAAATGGTTATTTACAGATCCAAAGGTGCTCATTCTCGATGAACCAACTCGTGGAATTGACGTTGGAGCAAAATACGAGATTTACAAAATAATGAATGAACTAGCCAATCAAGGTGTGGGTATCATTATGATTTCTTCAGAGTTACCAGAAATTTTAGGTATGTCAGATCGGGTCCTCGTAATGGCAGATGGTACCGTTAGCGGGGAACTATATAGAGAAGAGGCTACTCAAGAAAAAATAATGAAAATGGCAACAACAGGGAGGGAAAATTATGAGTCAGTTATCCACTGA
- a CDS encoding saccharopine dehydrogenase family protein: MGKALIIGCGGVASVAIHKCVQNSDVFEEICIASRTKSKCDDLKAKLDGGKTKITTAQVDANNVDELIALIEEVKPDVVMNLALPYQDLTIMDACLATKTNYLDTANYEPEDTAKFEYKWQWDYHDRFKEAGITALLGSGFDPGVTGVFSAYALKHHFDEIEYIDILDCNAGDHGYPFATNFNPEINIREVSANGRYWENGEWIETKPMEIKRVYDFPEVGEKDMYLLYHEELESLAVNIPGLKRIRFFMTFGESYLTHLKCLENVGMTSIEPIEFEGKEIIPLQFLKAVLPDPASLGPRTKGKTNIGCIFKGKKDGKEKTYYVYNVCDHEACYREVGSQAVSYTTGVPAMIGAMMLMNGTWNKAGVYNIEEFDPDPFMDALNKWGLPWQEDHNPELVDAEPTKEKEYVR; the protein is encoded by the coding sequence AAAGCACTTATTATCGGTTGTGGTGGAGTCGCATCTGTTGCGATCCACAAATGCGTACAAAATAGTGATGTATTTGAAGAAATTTGCATCGCTAGTCGTACTAAATCAAAATGTGATGATTTAAAAGCGAAACTAGACGGTGGAAAAACGAAAATTACGACCGCTCAAGTTGATGCTAATAATGTGGACGAGCTTATCGCTCTTATTGAAGAAGTAAAACCAGATGTTGTAATGAACTTAGCCTTACCATATCAAGACTTAACCATCATGGATGCTTGTCTTGCAACGAAAACAAATTACTTAGATACAGCGAACTACGAGCCAGAAGACACAGCAAAATTCGAATATAAATGGCAATGGGATTACCATGACCGCTTCAAAGAAGCTGGAATCACTGCTCTTTTAGGAAGTGGGTTTGATCCAGGCGTAACGGGTGTATTTTCTGCTTACGCATTAAAGCACCATTTTGATGAAATTGAATACATTGATATTTTAGATTGTAATGCGGGAGACCACGGTTATCCATTTGCGACAAACTTCAACCCAGAAATTAATATTCGCGAAGTATCCGCGAACGGCAGATACTGGGAAAACGGAGAATGGATTGAAACAAAACCGATGGAAATCAAACGGGTCTATGATTTCCCTGAAGTTGGAGAAAAAGACATGTACTTGCTTTACCATGAAGAGCTGGAATCTCTTGCAGTAAATATTCCTGGTCTTAAGCGAATCCGCTTCTTCATGACATTTGGAGAAAGCTACTTAACACACTTGAAATGCTTAGAAAACGTAGGAATGACATCCATCGAGCCAATCGAATTTGAAGGGAAAGAAATTATTCCCCTTCAATTTTTGAAAGCTGTCTTACCGGACCCTGCTTCTCTTGGACCACGTACAAAAGGGAAAACAAATATCGGCTGTATTTTCAAAGGGAAAAAAGATGGCAAAGAAAAAACATACTACGTGTACAACGTATGTGACCATGAAGCCTGTTACCGTGAAGTAGGATCACAAGCCGTTTCTTATACAACTGGTGTACCAGCTATGATTGGTGCAATGATGTTAATGAACGGAACGTGGAATAAAGCTGGCGTGTACAATATCGAAGAATTTGATCCAGATCCATTTATGGATGCTCTAAACAAATGGGGACTACCTTGGCAAGAAGATCACAATCCAGAGCTTGTAGATGCAGAACCAACAAAAGAGAAAGAGTACGTTCGATAA